The proteins below are encoded in one region of Misgurnus anguillicaudatus chromosome 24, ASM2758022v2, whole genome shotgun sequence:
- the pds5b gene encoding sister chromatid cohesion protein PDS5 homolog B, giving the protein MAHSKNRATDGKITYPPGVKEISDKISKEEMVRRLKMVVKTFMDMDQDSEEEKELYLNLALHLASDFFLKHPDKDVRLLVACCLADIFRIYAPEAPYTSPDKLKDIFMFITRQLKGLEDTKSAQFNRYFYLLENIAWVKSYNICFELEDSNEIFTQLYRTLFQVINNGHNQKVHMHMVDLMSSIVCEGDSVSQELLDTVLVNLVPAHKNLNKQAYDLAKALLKRTAQAIEPYITNFFNQVLMLGKTSVSDLSEHVFDLILELYNIDSHLLLSVLPQLEFKLKSNDNDERLQVVKLLAKMFGAKDSELASQNKPLWQCYLGRFNDIHVPVRLECVKFASHCLMNHPDLAKDLTEYLKVRSHDPEEAIRHDVIVSIVTASKKDLSLVNDHLLNFVRERTLDKRWRVRKEAMMGLAQIYKKYALQAEAGKEAAKQISWIKDKLLHIYYQNSIDDRLLVERIFAQYLVPHNLETAERMKCLYYLYATLDGNAVKALNEMWKCQNMLRHHVKDLLDLVKQPKSDSYNKAVFSKVMVITRNLPDPGKTQDFVKKLAQVLEEDDKIRKQLDTLVSPACSCKQAEVCVKEITKKLGSPKQPSNPFLEMVKFLLERIAPVHIDTESISALIKQVNKSIEGTADDEDEGVPTEQAIRAGLELLKVLSFTHPVSFHSAETFESLLGCLKMDDEKVAEAALQIFKNTGNKLEESFPHIKSVLLPVLQHKAKKGPPRQAKYAIHCIHAMFSNRDTHFAQIFEPLHKGLDTENMEQLITPLTTLGHLAMLAPEQFAAPLKSLVASFIVKDLLMNDRIPGKKTTKLWVPDDEVSPETLAKIQGIKLMVRWLLGVKNNQSKSGNSTLRMLTAILSSDGDLTEQGKMGKPDMSRLRLAAGCAILRLAQEPCYHEIITLEQYQLCALVINDECYQVRQGFAQKLHKGLCRLRLPLEYLAVFTLCAKDPVKERRAHARQCLVKNINLRREYLKQHAAVSEKLISLLPEYVVPYAIHLLVHDPDYVKVQDIEQLKDIKEALWFVLEILMAKNENNSHAFIRKMIENIKQTKDGQCPDDLKINEKLYTVCDVAMNIVMSKSTTYSLESPKDPVLPARYFTQPDKNFSNTKNYLPPEMKSFFTPGKPKAANVLGAVNKPLSATGKLQTKLSRMETISNASSNSNPSSPGRSKGRLDTADLDHSENEDISMKSPSETEKPTRGRKRGAASNQEDKGLESKPKRGRKKANTSTDDTEDQWGEDSSMAETTLETEDEQNSPPKRGRRGRPPKSAAAKDETPNKGRRGRKKAAPPAEEENEEEQEDEEEDDDDGGSENMEVKPKGRRGRKPRAEASVNPSDSVESTPQKRRGRPPKSQTAAKKASAGRSKAAANQEEESEEEMDTALQSDEEEESIDSSPKVRRKAGRRDRR; this is encoded by the exons ATGGCTCACTCCAAGAATCGAGCCACGGATGGCAAGATCACCTACCCGCCGGGGGTGAAGGAGATCTCTGATAAGATCTCAAAAGAGGAGATGGTGCGGAGACTGAAG ATGGTGGTGAAAACCTTTATGGATATGGACCAGGACTCTGAGGAAGAGAAGGAGCTCTATCTGAACTTGGCCTTGCACCTTGCCTCAGATTTTTTCCTCAAACATCCAGACAAAGATGTTAGACTGCTTGTGGCCTGCTGTCTTGCTGATATTTTTCGCATCTACGCACCCGAGGCTCCGTACACATCACCCGATAAACTAAAG GATATTTTCATGTTCATAACTCGCCAGCTGAAGGGTTTAGAAGACACCAAGAGCGCCCAGTTTAATCGGTATTTTTACCTACTCGAG AACATTGCTTGGGTGAAGTCGTACAACATCTGTTTTGAATTAGAGGACAGCAATGAGATCTTTACTCAACTTTACAGAACGTTGTTCCAAGTGATCAA CAATGGACACAATCAGAAGGTCCACATGCATATGGTGGATCTCATGAGCTCAATCGTCTGTGAAGGAGACTCTGTATCACAGGAACTACTGGATACTGTTCTGGTGAACCTGGTCCCTGCTCACAAG AATCTCAACAAGCAAGCTTACGATTTGGCCAAAGCTTTACTGAAGAGAACCGCTCAAGCCATCGAGCCATACATTACCAAT TTTTTTAACCAGGTGCTGATGCTGGGCAAGACCTCCGTGAGCGACCTGTCAGAACACGTCTTCGATCTCATACTGGAGCTCTACAACATCGACAGCCATCTACTACTGTCTGTCCTGCCTCAGCTGGAGTTCAAGCTTAAG AGTAATGATAATGACGAACGCCTGCAAGTCGTGAAGCTGCTGGCCAAGATGTTcggagcaaaggattcagagctGGCTTCACAAAACAAACCTCTCTGGCAGTGCTATCTTGGAAG GTTCAACGACATCCACGTCCCTGTTCGACTGGAATGTGTGAAGTTCGCAAGCCATTGTTTAATGAACCACCCAGACCTGGCGAAAGATCTCACAG AGTATTTGAAAGTGAGGTCACATGACCCAGAAGAGGCAATTCGACATGATGTCATTGTGTCTATTGTAACAGCATCCAAAAAGGATCTCTCGCTGGTCAATGACCACCTGCTAAACTTTGTGAGGGAAAGAACACTTGATAAACGG TGGCGAGTACGTAAGGAGGCTATGATGGGCCTGGCTCAGATCTATAAGAAATACGCCCTGCAGGCGGAGGCCGGCAAAGAGGCAGCCAAACAAATCTCATGGATCAAAGACAAACTGCTTCACATTTACTACCAGAACAGCATAGACGACCG gttactCGTGGAGAGGATTTTCGCCCAGTATCTAGTACCACACAATCTGGAGACAGCAGAGAGGATGAAATGTCTGTATTACCTGTATGCCACATTGGATGGAAATGCTGTCAA AGCTCTGAATGAAATGTGGAAGTGTCAGAACATGCTGAGACACCATGTCAAAGATCTCCTAGATCTCGTAAAACAGCCAAAA TCCGACTCTTACAACAAAGCTGTGTTCTCAAAAGTCATGGTTATAACAA GAAATCTTCCGGACCCCGGCAAGACGCAGGACTTTGTCAAGAAGCTTGCTCAGGTTCTTGAGGAGGATGATAAGATCAGAAAGCAGTTGGATACTCTTGTGAGCCCGGCCTGCTCATGTAAGCAGGCTGAGGTCTGCGTG AAAGAAATTACTAAAAAGCTGGGCAGCCCCAAACAACCCAGCAACCCTTTCCTTGAGATGGTGAAGTTTTTACTGGAGAGGATAGCACCTGTCCATATCGACACAGAATCCATCAG TGCACTTATAAAACAGGTGAACAAATCTATAGAAGGGACTgctgatgatgaagatgagggAGTCCCGACTGAACAAGCGATTCGAGCCGGTCTTGAGCTGCTGAAG GTCCTGTCCTTCACCCACCCTGTGTCGTTCCACTCTGCCGAGACCTTCGAATCGTTGCTGGGCTGTCTAAAGATGGACGATGAGAAGGTCGCTGAGGCGGCACTCCAGATCTTTAAAAACACAGGCAACAAACTAGAGGAGAGTTTCCCACACATCAAATC AGTTTTATTACCAGTACTGCAGCACAAAGCAAAGAAAGGTCCTCCACGCCAGGCCAAATATGCCATCCACTGCATCCATGCCATGTTCTCCAACCGAGACACCCACTTTGCACAAATATTTGAG CCTCTGCATAAAGGTCTAGACACAGAGAACATGGAGCAGCTCATCACACCTTTAACCACGCTGGGACACCTGGCCATGCTGGCCCCAGAACAGTTTGCAGCTCCACTTAAATCTTTAGTGGCCAGTTTCATCGTCAAAGACCTGCTAATGAACGATCGG ATTCCTGGCAAGAAAACCACCAAGCTTTGGGTTCCAGACGATGAGGTTTCTCCCGAAACGTTAGCTAAG ATTCAGGGTATTAAACTGATGGTGAGGTGGCTGCTCGGTGTGAAGAACAACCAAAGTAAATCCGGTAACTCTACTCTGAGAATGCTCACAGCCATCCTGAGCAGTGATGGTGATCTGACAGAGCAGGGCAAGATGGG GAAGCCAGACATGTCTCGTCTGCGGCTGGCAGCCGGCTGCGCGATCCTTCGCCTCGCTCAGGAGCCGTGCTACCATGAGATCATCACCCTGGAGCAGTACCAGCTCTGTGCTCTCGTCATTAAC GATGAGTGTTACCAGGTGCGACAGGGTTTTGCCCAGAAACTGCACAAAGGTCTGTGCAGATTGCGTCTGCCACTGGAGTACCTGGCCGTGTTTACACTGTGTGCCAAAGACCCAGTAAAGGAGCGCAGGGCGCATGCCCGCCAGTGCCTGGTCAAAAACATCAACCTGCGACGGGAATATCTGAAACAGCACGCAGCAGTCAGCG AAAAGCTAATATCGCTCTTGCCAGAATACGTGGTGCCATATGCAATTCACCTCCTGGTCCATGACCCAGACTACGTGAAGGTCCAGGACATTGAGCAGCTCAAAGACATCAAAGA GGCTTTGTGGTTTGTTCTGGAGATCCTAatggccaaaaatgaaaacaacagtCATGCATTTATCCGGAAAATGatagaaaatataaaacagactaAAGATGGACAGTGTCCGGATGATCTCAAGATAAATGAG AAACTCTACACAGTGTGTGATGTTGCCATGAACATTGTCATGTCCAAGAGCACCACGTACAGTTTGGAGTCTCCTAAGGATCCAGTACTACCTGCACGATACTTCACACAACCTGACAAG AATTTCAGTAATACGAAAAACTATCTGCCTCCTGAGATGAAGTCTTTCTTCACCCCAGGAAAG CCGAAGGCAGCAAACGTGCTGGGCGCTGTAAACAAGCCTCTGTCGGCCACAGGAAAACTGCAGACCAAACTCTCACGCATGGAGACCATCAGTAACGCAAGCAGCAACTCGAACCCCAGCTCACCCGGCCGCAGTAAAGGACG ACTGGACACAGCCGATCTTGACCACAGTGAAAATGAAGACATTTCAATGAAAAGCCCGTCTGAGACCGAAAAGCCCACCAGGGGCCGCAAACGGGGTGCCGCCTCAAACCAGGAGGACAAGGGCCTGGAGTCCAAACCCAAACGGGGCCGGAAGAAAGCCAACACGAGTACAGATGACACCGAGGACCAGTGGGGTGAGGACAGCAGCATGGCGGAGACGACATTGGAGACCGAAGACGAACAGAACAGCCCGCCCAAGAGGGGACGCCGAGGACGGCCCCCAAAGTCGGCTGCCGCCAAAGACGAAACGCCCAACAAAGGCAGGAGGGGCCGAAAGAAGGCTGCTCCACCTGCAGAGGAAGAGAACGAGGAGGAGCAGGAGGATGAGGAAGAAGACGATGATGATGGGGGCAGTGAAAATATGGAAGTGAAGCCCAAAGGCAGAAGAGGACGCAAACCAAG agCCGAGGCATCAGTTAACCCCAGTGATTCTGTGGAATCTACACCTCAAAAAAGGAGAGGACGACCTCCAAAATCACAGACAGCAGCCAAGAAAGCCAG TGCTGGCAGATCTAAAGCTGCAGCCAACCAAGAGGAGGAGTCTGAAGAGGAGATGGACACAGCTCTGCAAAGTGATGAAGAGGAGGAGTCAATAGACTCTTCACCTAAA GTCCGGAGAAAGGCAGGAAGAAGGGACCGAAGATGA